The Erinaceus europaeus chromosome 4, mEriEur2.1, whole genome shotgun sequence genomic sequence ccagtgttgtttttttttttcttcaagttttatttattaatgagggtggATAAGAACCAGCGCATCACTCCGCACATGAAATACTAGGATCACAATTGGGATTTTGTGGCCCAGAAGTGAATAAAGTGGTGTGTTTTgaggcatgagatcccaagtttaagctccagcatctcatgtgccagagtcatgctctggatCTTTCTttcacacaaatctttattttaaaaaaagatttagccTTAGGATCTCATGTCtgagagtcaaatgctttatccacagtgccacctcctgggacaccCCAGCATTATTATTAATGAATGTATAAATGAGCTTGTAAAGATTCCACTACAGAAACTAAGGGAGTGCCCAGGTCTAGCCCCCAAAAACCAAGAAATATATGGAAGATAAATTATTGTTGAATCACCTGTAAAGGCCCAAGATGACATCATCTGCAAAATACAAGGGTATCTATTTCCTCAGCAGTCAGGGAGAAAGTTTTTTGCTCTGGGGCAAAGAGGGGCATTTTGGTCCCTAGCAGAAACCACTCCCCAATAGAAAAAGGATTACTATCTAGGCTCCAAAGACAGTGTCCCACTAGATTATAAAAACTCCTGTGTTCTTATTCATCCTAACTCAGTCATCTCCATAGCCATTTAATATCTCAAACCTTCTGacacagaaacaggctgtggatgGATGGCAAAAAGATGGGGAAGAGAGCAGCAGACTGTCCAGTATATTTGTAAATTGGCATTTGGTTTGTACCTCAAGAATTCCAGATCCTGATACTCTTGAACTCACAGGCTACTGCATGCAAAGAACACTCTCTTGAGTGACCAGATACATTTTGGCTACCTCTAACTGCTTCAATGGCATTTACCTGATAACTACATCACAGAGGACACAGCAAGACTGTGGCTGGAGAGatcacatagtggttatgcaaaaaactttttttttttttaaattcacaccTACGGCCCTTTctttaccattcgtgaagctttacccctgcaggtggggaacaggggcttgaacctgcacccttgtgcactgtagtgtgtgtcttAACCAggcgtgtcactgcctggccctacaaAAAGCTTTGCATGCCCAAAGCACCAagtgtttcaggttcaatccctgtaccaccataagccaaagctgagcagtgctctagtaaaaacaaaacaaaaaatacacaCCCAAGcacagaaagatagaaattttTATTTACCCACAGACCATTTTCCAGTCACAGAGCCCCAAGCTGTCTGTCTCAGCAACGTAGTTCTTGAAACTGCTCCATTCCTAAGCTTCACAGCAGCCTGGGCCCCATTCACACAAAGTTCTGAGCAATGGCCAGTACCTTGGAAAACTCGCCTTCCTTCCGGCGTAggctggtggggatggggacctTAATCCGAGTCCCTGTAGGGTTCCCATTGTCCTCAATCAGGACCACATTGTTGGAGTCAAACCTGGGTGTCATCCGGGGGCCGGGCATGCAGTGCCCCACAATGAGGGCCTTTTTCTTCTGGCCTTTGATGGCCAGTAGTATACGGTCGCCCACCTTGCCCACTCCATTCTTGTTATAGACGTGGATGCATCGAGGAGGGCGGTGATATGGGGTGTTCCCTAAGGCACTGTTGTCCACCACACGCACCCGTGTCATCTTCTGAATGGCACCAAGGCTCCCACTGGTGCTAGAAGGGAGAAAAGAGATCTGAGGTCTAGTTCTTTCTGGGTCAGTATGCAAAGAGCTCGAGGGTGGTCAGGCTTGGGAAAAGAGAGCAGAGCAGCAACCACACAAGGTGCAGAACACAGCTAAGGGCTCTGGCTTTAAGCTAGGTGCTTGTGAAGACTTCTCTATACCTAAGAGTCCAAGGCTGACAGCTTTTGCTGCCTCACCAAGATCTCAATTTGAGGGGCCAGCAAGACAACATGTTTgatagggtgcctgccttgccatgtgcatgaagctcagattcaagtcccagcatcacatatagGAGTACTACAGCACTGGAGAAACTTTGgcactgtgatctctctctctctccccgtgtgtgtgtgtgtgtgtgtgtgtgtgttttacatgtACAAGGTTCCTGtgatacaaaataattttttttttgtaatctcaTTTTGAGCAGCCAGGGAAGTAgcacagcagtagagcacagaacttgcaaaaTGTAAagttttgggtgggggtagatagcagaatggttatgcaaagagaatctcatgtctgaagctccaaagccccaggttcaattccctgaactatcataaaccagagctgacaaaccagagctctggtttaaaaaaaaaaaaaaaaatcaaaatgtaaaGTTCTCAAGCTTGATTCCCTTGTAATATAGATGGTATGATTTgattctctaataaaaaaaaattaatctcaaTTTGAATGGGCTTTTAAAAGAACCTGATgacccaggagatagcacagtgggtagGACACTGGAGTTTCATGCATGAGGTCTGAAgttagatccccagcactgcatgtgccatagtgatgcttcagttctctctccctctctatcttgtgataaatatataaaatctttgtggcccaagaggtggtacaatggataggCAGCCCTGGACTCTtagcctgagttcctgagttcaacctctggcatttcatgtaccagagtggtagtctggtcctctctcctcttcccattggtaaatacatctttaatatttatataaataaataaataaatttaatcttTAAAGAAAACATATACACCAGAATTTCTGTTATTATGAACTTCATGGCAGCCTCAGCTTAGAGCCTTTGGCTTCCAAAAGGTCTCTGAGAATTAAGGGAATAGTGGtttaggagatggtgcagtgataaagctttggacccacaagcatgaggtcccgagttcaatccctggcagcacaggtgccagagtgatgtctggttatttctctctcctatctttctcataaataaataaataaataaataagatcttaaaaaaaaaaaaaaagaattaagggaACATGTTATGGCCCAAGTCTTGCCCACTGCCTAGCCTGTAAAACCTGTTCCCCCAGAACACCCCGGTTCCCAAATGCTCCCAACTCTATGTTGCTGGGAAACATCAGATATGAGGGAATGGGTTTGCTAAAGGAGTCCCATGacacaagaaagaaaatggaaataagTCAAAGCAAAGCATTTTAAtgcacccacccccaccttccaATCACccccacatcattcccaccagaaAGAAATTCTTCAAGGGCAGAGGGATAGCAAACAGACTctattgcctgaggctccaaagtcccaggttcaatcccccttcaccacaagccagagttgaacagtgttttggtaagaaaaaagaaagagggagtcaggtggtagcgcagcgggttaagcacaggtggcacaaagtacaaggactggtgttaagggtACCGGTtccagccgccggctccccacctgcaggggagtcgcttcacaggcagtgaagcaggtctgcaggtgtctgtccttctctcccccac encodes the following:
- the MRPL14 gene encoding large ribosomal subunit protein uL14m; amino-acid sequence: MAFFSGLWGPASHVSRALNQRYFSTSGSLGAIQKMTRVRVVDNSALGNTPYHRPPRCIHVYNKNGVGKVGDRILLAIKGQKKKALIVGHCMPGPRMTPRFDSNNVVLIEDNGNPTGTRIKVPIPTSLRRKEGEFSKVLAIAQNFV